The following are encoded in a window of Clostridium thermarum genomic DNA:
- the alaS gene encoding alanine--tRNA ligase, translated as MRFMGLNEVREAYLKFFESKEHLRLDSFSLVPKNDNSLLLINAGMAPLKPYFTGLAKPPKTRITTCQKCIRTGDIDNVGKTSRHATYFEMLGNFSFGDYFKEEVIPWAWEFVTKVLEIPKEKLYVTIYEEDDEAFEIWSKSTDVDPSRIFRLGKKDNFWEIGQGPCGPCSEIHFDRGVGVIKTVEEFEAAADADRVVEFWNLVFTQFDKDENGVYHRLANPNIDTGMGLERMAALMQGKNTIFEVDTINSILQEVCRVSNTVYGENAAKDVSIRIITDHIRSVSMMICDGVLPSNEGRGYVLRRLLRRAARHGRLLGLTSAFLYNLCDIVVENSKGAYPELEEKKDYIKNVIKIEEERFEETIDSGMGILAEYISELEKSGEKVLKGELVFKLYDTYGFPVELTEEILAEKGLGLDMEAFNVEMKLQKERARKARGESNYMGSEDSITNKIPAEYNTNFVGYDHTEYSSKVSLLIKDEEFAEVLEAGDKGIILVEETPFYAEMGGQIGDKGIIYSDNFKAEVEDCKKSVAGKTLHFATVLEGSLKQGNEVKLKVDSVRRNNIRKNHTATHMLQAALKEVMGDHVHQSGSLVDEDKLRFDFTHFTAMTEEEISRVEEIVNAKIMEATSVETEEMGIEAAREKGAMALFDEKYGDIVRVVSVGDFSIELCGGTHVSNSGEIGLFKITSESGVAAGIRRIEAITGFNAIKFLNEKLTTIKDIANTIKCNPKEVVNKSAALVQELKEKDKEINELKKELAKGAEGELLNKIKEVKGVKYIAAVVDNMDSENLRELGDRLRNKLDNGLVVLGSAFDEKVVLLAMATKEAVAKGVHCGKIIKDVAAVTGGGGGGRPDMAQAGGKMPGKLPEAMNVVEKLLETLVK; from the coding sequence ATGAGATTCATGGGCCTAAATGAAGTTAGAGAAGCTTATTTGAAATTCTTTGAAAGCAAAGAACATTTAAGACTGGATAGTTTTTCACTGGTTCCGAAAAATGATAACAGTCTGTTACTAATAAATGCAGGTATGGCGCCGTTAAAGCCATATTTCACTGGGCTTGCAAAGCCACCAAAGACAAGAATAACTACCTGCCAAAAGTGTATAAGAACTGGTGATATCGACAATGTAGGAAAAACATCAAGGCATGCTACCTATTTCGAAATGCTTGGTAATTTTTCCTTCGGTGACTACTTTAAGGAAGAAGTAATTCCATGGGCTTGGGAATTTGTAACTAAGGTATTGGAAATTCCAAAAGAGAAGCTATATGTTACTATATATGAAGAAGATGATGAGGCCTTTGAAATTTGGTCAAAGAGCACAGATGTAGATCCTTCAAGAATTTTCCGTCTCGGTAAGAAGGATAACTTCTGGGAAATAGGTCAGGGACCCTGCGGACCATGTTCTGAGATTCACTTCGACAGAGGAGTAGGGGTAATAAAGACTGTCGAGGAATTTGAGGCAGCTGCTGATGCCGATAGAGTAGTAGAGTTCTGGAACCTTGTATTTACACAATTTGATAAGGATGAAAATGGTGTATACCATAGATTGGCCAATCCTAATATTGATACCGGTATGGGCTTGGAGAGAATGGCAGCCCTAATGCAAGGCAAGAACACTATATTTGAAGTGGATACAATAAATTCTATTTTACAGGAAGTTTGTAGAGTGTCCAATACTGTGTACGGCGAAAATGCCGCAAAGGATGTATCCATAAGAATCATTACAGACCACATAAGAAGTGTAAGCATGATGATCTGCGACGGAGTGCTCCCATCAAATGAAGGAAGAGGCTATGTTTTAAGAAGACTCCTCAGAAGAGCTGCAAGACATGGAAGACTTCTTGGTCTAACCAGTGCCTTCCTGTATAACCTATGTGATATAGTGGTGGAAAATTCTAAAGGTGCATATCCGGAATTAGAAGAGAAAAAGGACTATATCAAGAATGTAATAAAGATAGAAGAAGAAAGATTTGAAGAAACAATTGACTCCGGTATGGGAATATTGGCTGAGTATATTTCCGAATTAGAAAAGTCCGGCGAAAAGGTTCTGAAGGGTGAGCTTGTATTTAAACTTTATGATACCTATGGCTTCCCTGTGGAATTGACAGAGGAAATATTAGCTGAAAAGGGCCTTGGACTGGATATGGAAGCTTTTAATGTGGAAATGAAGCTGCAGAAGGAAAGAGCAAGAAAGGCAAGAGGCGAATCTAACTATATGGGCAGCGAAGACAGCATTACAAACAAAATACCGGCTGAATACAATACAAACTTTGTAGGTTATGACCATACAGAATATAGCTCAAAGGTATCTCTTTTAATTAAGGATGAGGAGTTTGCAGAGGTCCTTGAGGCCGGAGACAAGGGAATAATCCTTGTGGAAGAAACTCCTTTCTATGCTGAAATGGGGGGACAGATAGGAGATAAGGGTATAATTTACAGCGATAATTTTAAAGCAGAGGTAGAAGATTGCAAAAAGAGCGTTGCAGGAAAGACCCTACATTTTGCAACTGTACTGGAAGGAAGCTTAAAACAGGGGAATGAAGTAAAGCTTAAGGTAGATTCAGTTAGAAGAAACAATATCAGAAAGAACCATACTGCAACTCATATGCTACAGGCAGCCCTCAAGGAAGTGATGGGAGACCATGTACATCAGTCCGGTTCTCTTGTAGATGAAGATAAGTTGAGATTCGACTTTACTCACTTTACTGCAATGACTGAGGAAGAAATCAGCAGGGTAGAAGAAATAGTAAATGCAAAAATTATGGAAGCAACTTCCGTTGAAACAGAAGAGATGGGTATAGAAGCAGCAAGAGAAAAAGGTGCTATGGCACTCTTTGACGAAAAATACGGTGATATTGTAAGAGTGGTTTCCGTTGGAGATTTCAGCATAGAGCTCTGCGGTGGAACTCACGTATCAAATTCCGGTGAAATCGGCCTCTTTAAGATAACCTCCGAAAGCGGTGTAGCTGCAGGTATAAGAAGAATAGAGGCTATTACAGGCTTTAATGCAATAAAGTTCTTAAATGAAAAGCTTACAACTATAAAAGACATTGCTAATACAATAAAATGTAATCCAAAAGAAGTAGTGAATAAATCTGCTGCTCTTGTACAGGAATTAAAAGAAAAAGACAAGGAAATAAATGAACTAAAGAAAGAGCTTGCTAAAGGCGCAGAAGGAGAACTTCTAAATAAGATTAAAGAAGTTAAAGGCGTAAAATATATTGCTGCTGTAGTTGATAATATGGACAGTGAGAACCTGAGAGAATTGGGAGATAGACTGAGAAATAAGTTAGACAACGGACTTGTTGTTCTTGGAAGTGCTTTTGATGAAAAAGTAGTTCTGCTGGCAATGGCAACTAAGGAAGCTGTGGCTAAGGGAGTACACTGCGGTAAAATCATCAAAGACGTAGCAGCAGTAACCGGTGGCGGCGGCGGTGGCCGTCCAGATATGGCTCAAGCCGGAGGAAAAATGCCGGGAAAATTACCGGAAGCAATGAATGTTGTTGAAAAGTTATTAGAAACTTTAGTTAAATAG
- a CDS encoding IreB family regulatory phosphoprotein, which produces MDKNDYTMQFNFINNKRDLTKAILTQVYDSLKEKGYNPVNQLVGYLISGDPTYITNYNGARALVRKLERDEILEEVLKSYLGIK; this is translated from the coding sequence ATGGATAAAAATGATTACACAATGCAGTTTAATTTTATAAACAATAAAAGGGATTTAACTAAAGCAATTTTAACTCAAGTATATGATTCACTGAAGGAAAAGGGCTATAATCCGGTAAACCAGTTGGTGGGTTATCTAATTTCCGGAGACCCTACATATATAACCAATTATAATGGTGCCAGAGCTCTGGTTAGAAAGCTGGAACGTGATGAAATTCTTGAAGAAGTTTTAAAATCTTATTTAGGTATAAAATAA
- the ruvX gene encoding Holliday junction resolvase RuvX, which produces MRILGLDVGEKTIGVAVSDPLGLTAQGICTIKRKSVNVDIDEINKYVVEYGCDLIVLGLPKNMNGTIGPSGEKVLKLAEKIQERLNIKVDTWDERLTTVAAHRVMLEADLSRNKRKKIVDKLAAMYILQGYLDRLSNK; this is translated from the coding sequence ATGAGAATACTAGGACTAGATGTTGGTGAAAAAACTATTGGAGTGGCTGTCAGTGACCCATTGGGGTTAACGGCGCAGGGTATTTGTACAATAAAGCGTAAAAGCGTAAATGTTGATATAGATGAAATAAACAAATATGTGGTAGAATATGGTTGTGATCTTATTGTATTGGGTTTGCCCAAAAATATGAATGGCACCATAGGTCCATCAGGAGAAAAGGTTTTAAAATTGGCTGAAAAAATCCAAGAAAGATTAAATATTAAGGTGGATACATGGGACGAAAGGCTTACGACCGTTGCAGCCCACCGAGTTATGCTGGAAGCTGACCTATCCAGAAATAAGAGAAAAAAGATTGTTGATAAATTAGCTGCTATGTATATTTTACAAGGTTATCTTGACAGATTGTCAAATAAATAA
- a CDS encoding DUF1292 domain-containing protein, with protein MENDVESIVLTDEEGNETEFEVITKFDIEENEYVIVVPVDGDEDEAVALKIEQDEAGNDILVTIEDEEEFQMVNEAYEAIFSGDDLN; from the coding sequence ATGGAAAATGATGTAGAATCAATCGTATTGACTGACGAAGAAGGAAATGAAACTGAATTCGAAGTAATAACTAAGTTTGACATTGAAGAAAACGAGTATGTTATTGTAGTGCCTGTTGATGGTGACGAAGATGAAGCGGTAGCACTTAAGATTGAACAGGATGAGGCTGGCAATGACATTTTAGTTACTATTGAAGACGAGGAAGAATTTCAAATGGTCAATGAAGCCTATGAGGCAATTTTTTCTGGTGATGACCTAAATTAA
- a CDS encoding Fur family transcriptional regulator, protein MAKMHADEVKRLKENLKAKGYKLTPQRRAIVDCIVSSEGKHLTAEEIYDLVKEDCAEIGLATVYRTIAMLEELGIVSRLELGDNISRYEIVHEEENHQHHHLICNNCSKVLEVEGDLLDILEQNIEEKYKFKIKNHSVRFFGICYECSKEEQ, encoded by the coding sequence ATGGCTAAGATGCATGCTGATGAAGTTAAAAGATTAAAAGAAAACTTAAAAGCAAAGGGCTATAAGCTTACTCCTCAACGGAGGGCTATAGTTGACTGTATCGTCAGCAGTGAGGGAAAGCACCTTACTGCTGAGGAAATTTATGACCTGGTAAAGGAAGATTGCGCCGAGATTGGGCTTGCTACGGTATACAGAACAATTGCTATGCTTGAAGAATTGGGCATAGTGAGCAGATTAGAACTCGGTGACAATATCAGTAGATATGAAATTGTTCACGAAGAGGAAAACCATCAACATCATCATTTGATATGTAATAATTGTTCAAAAGTATTAGAAGTAGAAGGAGATTTACTGGATATACTGGAACAAAACATTGAAGAAAAATATAAGTTCAAAATTAAAAATCATAGTGTCAGATTTTTTGGCATTTGTTATGAGTGCTCTAAGGAAGAACAGTAA
- a CDS encoding ribonuclease J → MRRDKDKIKIIPLGGLNEIGKNLTVIEYKDEIIVIDCGLRFPDEEMFGIDIVIPDVSYLIKNADKVKGIFLTHGHEDHIGALPYVLKQINVPVYGTKLTLGIVEMKLKEHGLLSVTELKRVSPKDVIKLNNVSVEFIKTNHSIADSVAIAIHTPLGVVLHTGDFKVDYTPIDGEVIDLSRFAELGRKGVLVMLADSTNVERPGYTMSESTVGDTFERFFTAAKGRIIVATFASNIHRIQQIISAANKYGRKVAVSGRSLENIVAVGTELGYIHIDKDNFISIDTINKYPPDKVTIITTGSQGETMSALSRIASNEHKKVSIMEGDMVIISASPIPGNEKLVSRVINQLFKNGAEVIYESLADVHVSGHACQEELKLMHSLVKPKFFVPVHGEYRHLKQHAELAVKLGLNPANTLIADIGNVIEVNKDGIKKNGTVISGNVFVDGLGVGDVGNIVLRDRKHLSQDGILTVVVTIEKESGNVIAGPDIISRGFVYVRESENLMEEARLVVKETLRNCEEKHITDWATLKTNIKDDLRNFLYEKTKRKPMILPIIMEI, encoded by the coding sequence ATGAGGAGGGATAAGGATAAGATCAAAATAATACCTCTTGGGGGACTTAATGAGATAGGAAAAAACCTTACCGTTATTGAATATAAGGATGAGATAATAGTAATAGATTGCGGGCTTAGATTCCCTGATGAAGAAATGTTTGGAATTGATATAGTAATTCCGGATGTGAGCTATCTGATAAAGAATGCAGATAAGGTTAAGGGGATATTCCTTACCCATGGACATGAGGACCATATAGGGGCTCTACCCTATGTATTAAAACAGATAAATGTACCGGTATATGGAACAAAGCTAACCTTGGGTATTGTGGAAATGAAGCTTAAGGAACATGGACTTTTGAGTGTTACAGAACTTAAAAGAGTAAGTCCTAAGGATGTAATAAAGTTGAATAATGTTTCAGTAGAATTTATAAAGACTAACCATAGTATTGCGGATTCGGTGGCTATTGCGATTCATACGCCTTTAGGAGTTGTGCTGCATACCGGTGATTTCAAAGTAGACTATACCCCAATAGATGGAGAGGTAATAGACTTATCTAGATTTGCTGAACTTGGAAGAAAAGGCGTACTTGTAATGTTGGCTGACAGTACAAATGTTGAACGTCCAGGTTATACCATGTCGGAAAGTACTGTTGGCGATACTTTTGAGAGATTTTTTACTGCTGCAAAGGGAAGAATTATTGTAGCTACCTTTGCCTCAAATATCCACAGAATTCAGCAAATTATATCCGCAGCCAATAAATATGGCAGAAAGGTAGCGGTATCAGGAAGAAGCTTGGAAAACATCGTAGCTGTTGGTACGGAACTCGGCTATATCCATATTGACAAAGATAACTTTATCAGCATTGATACTATCAATAAGTATCCACCGGATAAGGTGACAATAATAACTACTGGCAGCCAGGGAGAAACGATGTCTGCTCTTTCCAGGATTGCAAGCAATGAGCATAAAAAGGTCAGCATCATGGAGGGTGATATGGTTATAATCTCTGCTTCACCTATACCTGGTAACGAGAAATTGGTATCCAGAGTTATTAATCAACTGTTTAAAAATGGTGCAGAAGTAATTTATGAATCACTAGCAGATGTCCATGTATCTGGTCATGCTTGTCAGGAGGAATTAAAACTTATGCATTCACTTGTTAAGCCTAAATTTTTCGTACCAGTACATGGTGAATACAGACACCTGAAACAACATGCTGAATTGGCTGTAAAACTTGGTTTAAATCCTGCTAATACCCTGATAGCAGATATAGGTAACGTAATTGAAGTAAACAAGGATGGTATAAAGAAAAATGGCACAGTAATCTCCGGCAACGTTTTTGTAGATGGACTTGGAGTAGGTGATGTTGGAAACATCGTGCTTAGGGATAGAAAGCACTTATCACAAGATGGAATCTTAACAGTGGTAGTTACTATTGAAAAAGAAAGTGGTAATGTAATTGCCGGCCCCGATATTATATCCAGAGGTTTTGTATATGTAAGAGAATCAGAAAACTTAATGGAAGAAGCAAGACTCGTAGTTAAGGAAACTTTAAGAAATTGTGAAGAAAAGCATATAACTGATTGGGCAACTCTGAAGACAAATATTAAGGATGATCTGAGAAACTTCCTTTATGAGAAAACTAAGAGAAAACCGATGATTCTTCCAATTATAATGGAAATTTAA
- the typA gene encoding translational GTPase TypA has product MNKYTREDIRNIAIIAHVDHGKTTLVDALLKQSNVFRTNEKVQERVMDSNDLERERGITILSKNTAISYNGIKINIVDTPGHADFGGEVERVLKMVDSVLLVVDAYEGTMPQTKFVLKKALELGLKPIVVINKIDRHDARPTEVIDEVFDLFVELGADDEQLDFPIVYCSAREGYAKLDINDESDSMAPLYNTIIEKVKAPEGYIDMPLQLLVTTIDSSEYVGRICIGKIERGVIRKNQNVTILHRDGSSHNVKVSTLYVYNGLKRVEVEEAKLGDIVAVSGLGEVNIGETIADSSAPEALPFVDIDEPTISMNFLVNDSPFAGREGEFVTSRHLRDRLMRELETNVSLRVEELSPDTFKVSGRGELHLSILIEQMRREGYEFQVSKPSVIFKEKEGKTLEPIEFLTIDVPEDFMGAVIQKLGQRKGEMLNMTSAVNGYVRLEFLIPSRGLIGFRNEFLTDTKGNGIMNSLFEGYEEYKGDIPQRTRGSLVVFETGEAITYGLYNAQERGTLFIEPGTPVYEGMIAGECSRAEDIEVNVCKKKHLSNTRASGSDEALKLTPVRKMSLEQCLEFINNDELVEVTPKTIRMRKKILNAEMRKRAARRNEV; this is encoded by the coding sequence ATGAATAAATACACCAGAGAAGATATAAGAAATATTGCTATAATTGCCCATGTTGACCATGGTAAGACTACTTTAGTTGATGCCTTGCTGAAACAAAGTAATGTTTTCAGAACCAATGAAAAAGTTCAGGAAAGGGTTATGGACTCTAATGACTTGGAAAGAGAAAGAGGAATTACCATCCTGTCAAAAAATACTGCTATAAGCTATAACGGTATTAAGATAAATATAGTAGATACTCCTGGACATGCGGACTTCGGTGGCGAAGTAGAACGTGTTTTAAAAATGGTGGATAGTGTGCTTTTGGTAGTTGATGCCTATGAAGGTACTATGCCTCAAACTAAGTTCGTTTTGAAAAAGGCCTTGGAGCTTGGGTTAAAGCCTATAGTTGTCATCAATAAAATCGACAGACATGATGCAAGACCCACAGAAGTAATCGACGAGGTTTTTGATCTATTCGTTGAGTTGGGAGCGGATGATGAGCAGTTAGACTTTCCAATAGTATATTGCTCTGCAAGAGAAGGTTATGCCAAATTGGATATCAATGATGAAAGTGATAGTATGGCACCCTTGTATAATACAATTATTGAGAAAGTAAAAGCTCCGGAAGGATATATAGATATGCCCCTTCAATTGCTGGTTACAACCATAGATTCCAGCGAGTATGTAGGAAGAATATGCATTGGTAAGATAGAAAGAGGAGTAATCAGGAAAAATCAAAATGTAACAATTCTACACAGAGATGGTTCCTCTCATAATGTAAAAGTATCCACACTTTATGTATATAATGGACTAAAGAGAGTAGAAGTTGAAGAAGCAAAGCTTGGAGATATAGTGGCAGTCAGCGGTTTAGGTGAGGTTAATATCGGTGAAACCATTGCTGACAGCAGTGCACCGGAAGCACTTCCATTCGTTGATATAGATGAGCCAACCATCAGTATGAATTTCCTTGTGAATGATTCTCCTTTTGCAGGAAGAGAAGGAGAGTTTGTTACTTCAAGACATTTAAGAGATAGGCTGATGAGAGAATTAGAGACTAATGTAAGTCTAAGAGTAGAAGAGCTTTCTCCGGATACCTTCAAGGTAAGCGGTAGAGGTGAGTTGCATCTTTCTATTTTAATAGAGCAAATGAGAAGAGAAGGCTATGAATTCCAAGTTTCAAAACCTTCAGTTATTTTTAAAGAAAAAGAAGGGAAAACCTTAGAGCCTATCGAATTCTTAACAATAGATGTACCTGAAGATTTTATGGGAGCGGTAATACAAAAGCTTGGACAAAGAAAGGGAGAAATGCTCAACATGACTTCAGCTGTTAACGGTTATGTACGATTGGAATTCTTAATTCCTTCAAGAGGTCTTATAGGTTTTAGAAACGAATTCCTTACAGATACAAAGGGCAACGGTATAATGAACAGCCTATTTGAAGGTTATGAGGAGTACAAAGGGGATATACCACAGAGAACCAGAGGTTCCTTAGTGGTATTTGAAACCGGAGAAGCAATAACCTATGGCTTATATAATGCACAAGAAAGAGGAACACTGTTTATAGAACCGGGTACCCCAGTTTACGAGGGAATGATAGCCGGAGAATGTTCAAGAGCAGAGGATATTGAGGTTAATGTATGTAAGAAAAAGCACCTAAGCAATACTCGTGCCTCCGGTTCTGATGAGGCCTTAAAGCTAACTCCTGTTAGAAAGATGTCCTTGGAACAGTGCTTGGAGTTTATAAATAATGATGAACTTGTAGAAGTTACACCAAAGACTATAAGAATGAGGAAAAAGATTCTTAATGCAGAAATGAGAAAGAGAGCAGCTAGGAGAAACGAGGTATAG
- the mltG gene encoding endolytic transglycosylase MltG, translating to MLKKLIKTIATIWIVVMVIIIGSRGYYISVINKPLKNIDATELKMTIKSGDTLNGVINRLNSQGNLKNSLLIRLYMKLNKVSFSVKQGDVVIPADATLAQMFDTLKNFQGLPTNVVRVMIPEGKNLEEIGKILEEKGVISYQDFVDTCLKYELPPYIKNNSKRKYALEGYLFPDTYDFTKVESGKDGRAIIKIMLNNFERKIGEVGLSLDEVDEIDKIVTLASIIEKEVKVEEERTLVSSVFANRLKIGMPLQSDPTVQYALGVHKEKLSLDDYKIDSPYNTYVVAGIPVGPISNPGKASIEAALNPEDTKYLYFCSRNDGTHEFNESFEKHNAAVLKYQSN from the coding sequence ATGTTAAAGAAGTTGATAAAAACCATAGCCACCATTTGGATCGTAGTGATGGTAATAATTATTGGCAGCAGAGGTTACTACATAAGTGTCATTAATAAACCTCTGAAAAATATTGATGCAACTGAGTTGAAGATGACTATTAAGTCCGGAGATACTTTAAATGGTGTTATTAACAGATTAAATAGCCAAGGAAATCTGAAAAACTCATTGTTAATTAGACTTTACATGAAGCTGAACAAGGTCTCCTTTTCTGTAAAACAAGGTGATGTAGTGATACCTGCAGATGCAACCTTGGCTCAGATGTTTGATACTTTGAAAAATTTTCAAGGTCTGCCCACAAATGTGGTTAGAGTTATGATACCTGAGGGCAAAAACTTAGAGGAAATTGGAAAGATCCTTGAGGAGAAGGGTGTTATTTCTTATCAGGATTTTGTTGACACTTGCTTAAAATATGAATTACCCCCATATATAAAGAATAACTCGAAGAGAAAGTATGCTTTAGAAGGATACCTTTTCCCTGATACCTATGATTTTACAAAGGTTGAAAGCGGAAAAGATGGAAGGGCTATAATTAAAATTATGCTCAATAACTTTGAGAGAAAAATTGGGGAAGTAGGATTATCCCTTGATGAGGTAGATGAGATAGATAAAATAGTAACCTTGGCTTCCATTATAGAAAAAGAAGTTAAAGTGGAAGAGGAAAGGACCCTGGTATCTTCTGTATTTGCAAACAGATTAAAGATTGGAATGCCGCTGCAGTCCGATCCTACAGTTCAGTATGCTCTGGGGGTGCATAAGGAAAAGCTTTCACTGGATGATTACAAGATTGATTCTCCTTACAATACCTATGTGGTAGCGGGCATTCCGGTAGGTCCAATCAGTAACCCTGGTAAGGCCTCCATAGAAGCAGCCTTAAATCCTGAGGATACAAAGTACTTGTACTTCTGCTCAAGGAATGATGGAACCCATGAATTCAACGAAAGCTTTGAAAAGCACAATGCTGCAGTTCTAAAGTACCAATCGAATTAA
- a CDS encoding O-methyltransferase: MSNITYDYMEQYIRGLVPDNAGLLKELEEYAEENKVPIIHKEVANFLQLMINIIKPKRILELGTAIGYSSILMYNSNGSVEHVDTVERDENMIALAGANIEKAGLKGKINVICGDCLEVLEKLVDKYDLIFIDAGKGHYNEFFPHCQRLLNKDGVILADNVLYKGMVASRELVIRRKITIVKRMKKFIDMITKDDKLITAILPMGDGIAVIKSKED, translated from the coding sequence ATGAGTAATATAACTTATGACTATATGGAGCAGTATATCAGAGGGCTAGTGCCGGACAATGCAGGTTTACTTAAGGAACTCGAAGAGTACGCAGAGGAGAATAAGGTTCCAATTATCCATAAGGAAGTAGCTAACTTTCTTCAATTGATGATCAATATTATAAAGCCTAAGAGAATCTTGGAACTGGGCACAGCCATAGGTTATTCTTCTATTCTTATGTATAACAGTAATGGCTCTGTTGAACATGTTGACACCGTGGAGCGGGATGAAAACATGATAGCTCTGGCCGGTGCCAATATTGAGAAGGCTGGACTTAAGGGTAAAATAAATGTAATCTGTGGCGATTGTCTTGAGGTGCTTGAGAAGCTTGTAGATAAATATGATCTGATATTTATTGATGCGGGCAAGGGACACTACAATGAGTTTTTTCCACATTGTCAGAGACTTTTGAATAAAGATGGCGTAATTTTAGCAGATAATGTACTCTATAAAGGTATGGTAGCCTCTAGAGAGTTGGTTATAAGAAGAAAAATAACCATAGTTAAAAGAATGAAAAAGTTTATTGATATGATTACCAAAGATGATAAACTTATAACTGCAATTCTTCCAATGGGGGATGGTATAGCAGTTATAAAAAGTAAGGAGGATTAA
- a CDS encoding peptidase U32 family protein — MKKPEILAPAGNLEKLKTAIDFGADAVYLGGNKLNLRAFADNFSNEELAEGIKYAHDRGKKAYVALNVFPHNEDLNGLEEYLTELYNLKVDAAIVADPGIIMTAREVVPDLELHLSTQANNVNHRSAMFWYKQGIKRIVLARELSMKEVIDMRKALPLDLEIEAFVHGSMCMAYSGRCLLSNFLTGRDANRGACAQPCRYKYYLTEEKRPGEKYEILEDDKGSYIMNSKDLCMIEYIPELVAAGVQSFKIEGRMKSSFYVAVVTKVYREALDAFWEDPQNYSFNKKWLEDLDKVSHRQYYTGFYFGDQNKQVYENSSYIRNYDIVGIVRNYDPEKEIATIEQRNKVFEGDVAEVLRPVGGDFKVKFEDIRDLEGKKLEATPVAQMLYTFKCEEKLYENDMLIMKKVD, encoded by the coding sequence ATGAAGAAGCCTGAAATCTTAGCACCGGCAGGTAATCTGGAAAAGCTGAAGACAGCCATAGACTTTGGCGCTGATGCTGTTTACCTTGGGGGAAATAAACTGAACTTGAGAGCCTTTGCAGATAACTTTAGCAATGAAGAACTGGCTGAAGGTATAAAATATGCACATGACAGAGGCAAGAAAGCCTATGTTGCATTAAATGTTTTTCCACACAATGAGGATTTAAACGGTTTAGAAGAGTATCTAACAGAATTGTATAACCTAAAAGTAGATGCGGCTATTGTTGCGGACCCAGGAATAATAATGACTGCGAGGGAAGTTGTGCCGGATTTAGAACTGCATTTAAGCACTCAAGCCAACAATGTTAACCATAGATCTGCTATGTTTTGGTATAAGCAGGGGATCAAGAGAATAGTTCTTGCAAGAGAGTTATCCATGAAGGAAGTAATTGATATGAGAAAAGCACTTCCCTTGGATCTTGAGATAGAAGCATTTGTTCATGGGTCCATGTGCATGGCTTATTCCGGAAGATGTCTGTTATCTAACTTCCTCACCGGTAGAGATGCCAACAGAGGGGCCTGTGCTCAGCCCTGCCGATACAAGTATTACCTCACAGAGGAAAAGAGGCCGGGAGAAAAATATGAGATTCTGGAGGATGACAAGGGAAGCTACATTATGAACTCTAAGGATTTGTGTATGATTGAATATATACCTGAATTGGTTGCAGCAGGAGTACAGTCCTTTAAAATTGAAGGAAGAATGAAGAGTTCCTTCTATGTAGCTGTGGTAACTAAGGTCTACAGGGAAGCCTTGGACGCCTTCTGGGAAGATCCGCAAAATTATAGCTTCAACAAGAAGTGGCTTGAAGACTTAGATAAGGTAAGTCACAGACAGTATTATACCGGCTTTTATTTTGGAGATCAAAATAAGCAAGTGTATGAAAACTCCTCGTATATAAGAAATTATGACATAGTTGGAATTGTAAGAAACTATGACCCAGAAAAGGAGATTGCAACCATAGAGCAGAGAAATAAGGTCTTTGAAGGAGATGTTGCAGAAGTTCTGAGGCCTGTAGGCGGAGATTTTAAGGTGAAATTTGAGGATATAAGAGATTTAGAAGGTAAAAAGTTAGAAGCTACACCAGTGGCCCAAATGCTTTATACCTTTAAATGTGAAGAAAAACTTTACGAAAATGATATGCTCATAATGAAAAAAGTAGATTAA